The DNA segment GACCCGCCGGGCGGGGGTCGAGGTGATCTACGGAGCCGTTGGCCGGCTGGAGGGGAGCCGGGTCTTCATCGGCGACGAGGAGGTCCGGGCCGACGCGGTCATCGCGGCCACCGGGTCGCGGCCGGCAATCCCCGAGATCCCCGGCACCGATCTTACCGGCGTCTACACCTACCGTACGCTCCCCGCCATGCCCGATCTCCCCCGCCGCATGGCCGTTATCGGTGGCGGGGTGGTGGCGGCGGAGTTCGCCCACATATTCCACGCCTTCGGGGTCGAGGTCGAGATAATCGCCCGGCACGGGCTGCTCCGCGATCTCGACGAGAAGATGCGGTCCGCTGCGCTCCGCGACCTTGCCGGAATCGGCGTCCGTGAAGAGACCCCGGTTGCAAGCATAGAAGGCGGCGGGCGGGTCCGCTCGGTTCTTCTCGCCGACGGCGAGGAGATCGAGGCCGATGCCGTCCTGCTCGCAACCGGGCTCGTCCCCCGCTCGGAGACGCTCCAGGGTCTCGAGAAGGGCCCGGACGGGGCGGTCATCGTCGATCGGCGGATGCGCACGAGTGTTCCGGGCGTCTACGCCGCCGGCGACGTCATAGGGCCGCCCTACCTCACCCCCGCGGCCCGGAGGGAGGGCGTGGTGGCGGCCGAGAACATCCTCGGCCGCGACACCGTCATGGACTACGAGGGCATTCCGCAGGCGATGAGCCTCCGCTACGACTACGCTTTCGCCACGACCGGCGACGGAGGCGTCACCCTCTCGTCCCCCGCTCCCGCGGGCCCCGGATCGTTCTGGGACGTCGCGGGGGGCTGGGCGGGGCTTGCCCAGGTCCGGGTCGATCCCGCGACCGGCCGGCTCATCGGGGCCGCCGCCGCCGTCCCCGGGGCATCGATCCTCCTCTCCTACATCGGCTACCTGATGAAACAGGGCATCACCGTCGACGACTTCGACGATATCGTCGAGGTCCATCCCTCGACCGACGGCGTTTACGGGCTCGCGCGCTACGCTGCGGGGATGTTCAAGAAGAGGG comes from the Methanoculleus marisnigri JR1 genome and includes:
- a CDS encoding dihydrolipoyl dehydrogenase family protein, whose product is MIVVIGGGPAGRLGAIHLAQAGEEVRLVEQRSIGGQCLHERCMTICALNDVARLVECARTQKDLGILDSVPAVSYPAIRKRICEVQEKLSSVLDAETRRAGVEVIYGAVGRLEGSRVFIGDEEVRADAVIAATGSRPAIPEIPGTDLTGVYTYRTLPAMPDLPRRMAVIGGGVVAAEFAHIFHAFGVEVEIIARHGLLRDLDEKMRSAALRDLAGIGVREETPVASIEGGGRVRSVLLADGEEIEADAVLLATGLVPRSETLQGLEKGPDGAVIVDRRMRTSVPGVYAAGDVIGPPYLTPAARREGVVAAENILGRDTVMDYEGIPQAMSLRYDYAFATTGDGGVTLSSPAPAGPGSFWDVAGGWAGLAQVRVDPATGRLIGAAAAVPGASILLSYIGYLMKQGITVDDFDDIVEVHPSTDGVYGLARYAAGMFKKREE